From the genome of Chiloscyllium punctatum isolate Juve2018m chromosome 43, sChiPun1.3, whole genome shotgun sequence, one region includes:
- the LOC140466551 gene encoding testin-2-like, whose product MGRRERELDVRENTGEELKRLEQIDVVKNVDMVEILENMSMIQSRGPVQIYPNFPREIGPYCRFDPDKIAAKITDYKWVWGGEAALEQAVREIGPMSVVINASLKSFQHYKGGVYYDENCNGYVTNDVLVVGFGIEDGMRYWLVKNSWGTDWGEDGYIKIAKDRGNHCEIASFVRYPIV is encoded by the exons ATGGGGCGAAG AGAGAGGGAGCTTGATGTTAGAGAGAATACTGGGGAAGAGCTTAAAAGGCTTGAGCAGATTGATGTTGTTAAGAATGTGGATATGGTGGAAATTCTGGAAAACATGAGTATGATTCAATCTCGAGGGCCGGTTCAGATATATCCAAATTTCCCACGAGAA attgGACCCTACTGCAGATTTGATCCAGATAAAATTGCTGCGAAAATCACTGACTACAAATGGGTTTGGGGAGGCGAGGCAGCATTGGAACAAGCAGTGAGAGAGATAGGACCGATGTCTGTTGTGATTAATGCAAGTCTGAAATCCTTTCAACATTATAAAGGAG GAGTTTACTATGATGAAAATTGCAATGGATATGTAACTAATGACGTGCTGGTGGTTGGTTTTGGAATTGAGGATGGAATGAGATATTGGCTGGTTAAAAACAG CTGGGGAACAGACTGGGGTGAAGACGGGTACATCAAAATTGCTAAGGATAGAGGGAATCACTGTGAAATTGCCAGTTTTGTGCGGTACCCTATCGTGTAA